Proteins from a single region of Streptomyces sp. TN58:
- a CDS encoding HSP90 family protein, translating into MRGRASEGFRPVPPSETAHTFQVDLRGLVDLLSHHLYSSPRVYLRELLQNAVDAITARQAAAPDAPGAITVRIGDTLTVTDTGIGLTEADVHRFLATIGRSSKRTAEGALDGAGLESARGEFIGQFGIGLLACFVVADEITVLSRSAADPAAPAVEWRGHSDGRYTIRTLPSSAVPEPGTTVRLVPRADNAEWTSPRRVVDLARHYGSLLRHEVTVVGPDGEKERINDTPPWEQTHRSPLARREALTAYCRDLFDFTPLDTIELDLPAAGLRGVAYVLPTPVSPAQRAGHRVHLKGMLLTDQARELLPDWAFFVRCVVDTTSLRPTASRESLYEDGTLSAVRDALGDRIRDWLTGLAASDPALLHRFIDTHHLAVKALARYDDELLRVVLPWLPFETTDGNVTLEEFARTHPTLLVTRSVEEFRQVAPIAAAAGLGVVNGGYTYDRDLVHRLPEIRPGTSVSDLDPATVTAHLDAVDPTAELRAAAFLAVARETIGVHDCHVVLRDFQPVTAPALLLDNREARHERSRSSLAAESDGLWADILGSLRHETPRAQLVLNHLNPLVRQAITISERGLAVTTAEALYGQALLLSRRPLKASESALLNRAFIGLLTHAMHNPGTDADGSGPRKDI; encoded by the coding sequence ATGCGCGGGCGCGCCAGTGAAGGATTCCGCCCGGTGCCACCGTCCGAGACCGCCCACACCTTCCAGGTCGACCTGCGCGGTCTGGTCGACCTGCTCTCCCACCACCTCTACTCAAGTCCCCGCGTCTATCTGCGCGAGCTGTTGCAGAACGCCGTGGACGCCATCACCGCCCGGCAGGCCGCGGCCCCTGACGCGCCCGGCGCGATCACCGTGCGTATCGGTGACACGCTCACCGTCACGGACACCGGCATCGGTCTGACCGAGGCCGATGTCCACCGCTTCCTCGCCACCATCGGCCGCAGCTCCAAGCGGACCGCCGAGGGCGCCCTGGACGGTGCCGGACTTGAGTCCGCCCGCGGCGAGTTCATCGGCCAGTTCGGCATCGGTCTGCTGGCGTGCTTCGTCGTCGCCGACGAGATCACCGTGCTCAGTCGGTCCGCAGCCGACCCGGCGGCACCGGCGGTCGAGTGGCGCGGTCACTCCGACGGCCGGTACACGATCCGTACGCTGCCGTCGTCGGCCGTTCCGGAGCCGGGCACGACCGTGCGGCTCGTCCCGCGGGCCGACAACGCCGAGTGGACGAGCCCGCGGCGGGTCGTCGACCTGGCCCGGCACTACGGCAGCCTGCTGCGGCACGAGGTCACCGTCGTGGGCCCGGACGGCGAGAAGGAGCGGATCAACGACACGCCGCCGTGGGAGCAGACCCACCGCTCCCCGCTGGCCCGCCGCGAGGCGCTGACCGCGTACTGCCGCGACCTGTTCGACTTCACCCCGCTCGACACCATCGAGCTGGACCTGCCGGCGGCCGGGCTGCGCGGAGTCGCGTACGTGCTGCCGACGCCGGTGAGCCCCGCGCAACGGGCGGGGCACCGGGTCCACCTGAAGGGCATGCTGCTCACCGACCAGGCGCGCGAGCTGCTGCCGGACTGGGCGTTCTTCGTGCGCTGCGTGGTCGACACCACGAGCCTGCGGCCGACCGCCTCGCGCGAGTCGCTGTACGAGGACGGCACGCTGTCTGCCGTACGGGATGCCCTGGGCGACCGGATCCGGGACTGGCTCACCGGGCTCGCGGCCAGCGACCCGGCGCTGCTGCACCGGTTCATCGACACGCACCACCTCGCGGTGAAGGCGCTGGCGCGGTACGACGACGAGCTGCTGCGGGTGGTGCTGCCGTGGCTGCCGTTCGAGACCACCGACGGCAACGTCACGCTGGAGGAGTTCGCACGCACGCACCCGACGCTGCTGGTCACCCGCAGTGTGGAGGAGTTCCGGCAGGTCGCCCCGATCGCCGCGGCGGCCGGTCTGGGTGTGGTCAACGGCGGTTACACGTACGACCGCGATCTCGTGCACCGGCTGCCGGAGATCCGTCCGGGCACGTCCGTGAGCGACCTCGACCCGGCCACGGTCACCGCCCATCTGGACGCGGTGGACCCGACGGCCGAGCTGCGCGCGGCGGCGTTCCTGGCCGTCGCCAGGGAGACGATCGGCGTGCACGACTGCCACGTCGTGCTGCGCGATTTCCAGCCGGTGACCGCCCCGGCACTGCTGCTCGACAACCGGGAGGCGCGCCACGAGCGGTCCCGGTCGAGCCTCGCCGCCGAGAGTGACGGTCTGTGGGCCGACATCCTGGGTTCTCTGCGGCACGAGACGCCGCGCGCCCAGCTGGTCCTGAACCACCTGAACCCGCTGGTGCGCCAGGCGATCACGATCTCCGAACGCGGTCTGGCGGTCACCACCGCCGAGGCGCTGTACGGGCAGGCCCTGCTGCTCAGCCGCCGCCCGCTGAAGGCGAGCGAGAGCGCCCTGCTGAACCGGGCCTTCATCGGCCTGCTCACCCACGCCATGCACAACCCCGGCACGGACGCGGACGGCTCCGGGCCCCGGAAGGACATCTGA
- a CDS encoding lipase/acyltransferase domain-containing protein — MARIPMGDVVVLLPGITGSVLTRDGKDVWAPSPSAVLGALASLGGSLDSLELRGDDWRVDDLGDGVAADRLVPDLHTLPGLWKIDGYTAVERFLLDRFDLEKGRNYFPFPYDWRRDNRAAARRLAERSTTWLRAWRESSGNTAARLVLIGHSMGGLVARYFVEALQGWRDTRAVVTFGTPYYGSLNAVEFLCNGFHKRIGPFEHDLTRLLRSLTSLHQLVPVYRCVYGPDGQAAVPAKAGLPGWQPQWSSHLTEFFDEMENAARDNRKDPAWEADPVVYHPIVGMDQPTLQSARITDHKAVTLRARDARDEGGDGTVPKLSAALSGTEDARTFVPQKHGSLQNQEAMLDHLKGILQSLHDIRIDDLRSAVTSWFSYLGDDLYLADEPFVCEIGANSALRERDLPEIEANLSVTDRSTGLSVRNMPVTVPRVRQRFTLGLLPPGTYDLLIRAKADTAPLSDVFVVADPNTAVP; from the coding sequence ATGGCCAGGATCCCGATGGGCGACGTCGTCGTGCTGCTCCCCGGCATCACCGGGAGCGTACTGACCAGGGACGGCAAGGACGTCTGGGCGCCCTCGCCGTCCGCCGTACTGGGCGCACTGGCCAGTCTGGGCGGCTCGCTGGACTCCCTCGAACTGCGCGGGGACGACTGGCGCGTGGACGACCTCGGCGACGGGGTCGCCGCCGACCGGCTGGTACCCGACCTGCACACCCTGCCCGGCCTGTGGAAGATCGACGGCTACACGGCCGTCGAGAGGTTCCTGCTGGACCGGTTCGACCTGGAGAAGGGCAGGAACTACTTCCCGTTCCCCTACGACTGGCGGCGCGACAACCGGGCCGCCGCCCGCCGGCTCGCCGAGCGGAGCACCACCTGGCTGCGCGCATGGCGCGAGTCGAGCGGCAACACCGCGGCCCGGCTCGTCCTGATCGGGCACTCGATGGGCGGACTCGTCGCCCGCTACTTCGTCGAAGCCCTCCAGGGCTGGCGGGACACCCGCGCCGTCGTGACCTTCGGCACCCCCTACTACGGCTCCCTCAACGCCGTCGAGTTCCTGTGCAACGGCTTCCACAAGCGGATCGGCCCCTTCGAACACGACCTCACCCGCCTGCTGCGCTCCCTCACCTCCCTGCACCAGCTCGTGCCCGTCTACAGGTGCGTGTACGGGCCGGACGGCCAGGCCGCGGTCCCCGCCAAGGCCGGACTGCCCGGCTGGCAGCCGCAGTGGAGCAGCCACCTCACCGAGTTCTTCGACGAGATGGAGAACGCCGCCAGGGACAACCGCAAGGACCCCGCCTGGGAGGCCGATCCGGTGGTCTACCACCCCATCGTCGGCATGGACCAGCCCACCCTGCAGTCGGCCCGGATCACCGACCACAAGGCCGTCACCCTCAGGGCCCGCGACGCCCGCGACGAGGGCGGCGACGGCACCGTCCCCAAGCTGTCCGCCGCGCTCTCCGGCACCGAGGACGCCCGCACCTTCGTCCCCCAGAAACACGGCAGCCTGCAGAACCAGGAGGCGATGCTCGACCACCTGAAGGGGATCCTGCAGTCCCTGCACGACATCCGCATCGACGACCTGCGATCCGCGGTGACCTCCTGGTTCAGCTACCTCGGTGACGACCTCTACCTCGCCGACGAGCCGTTCGTCTGCGAGATCGGAGCCAACAGCGCGCTGCGCGAGAGGGACCTGCCCGAGATCGAGGCCAACCTCTCCGTGACCGACCGGTCCACCGGTCTGAGCGTCCGCAACATGCCCGTCACCGTCCCCCGGGTCCGGCAGCGCTTCACCCTGGGCCTCCTGCCCCCCGGCACCTACGACCTGCTGATCAGGGCGAAGGCGGACACCGCACCCCTGTCCGACGTCTTCGTCGTCGCCGACCCGAACACCGCGGTGCCCTGA
- a CDS encoding YjbQ family protein produces MADTFVSRTVDVTTGNRETVHDLTPACTAFLGEVARGRSGLLNLFTPHATAGLAVIETGAGSDDDLLTALRSLLPADDRWRHRHGSPGHGRDHVLPAIVPPHATLPVIDGTLALGTWQSVTLVDTNRDNPERQVRLTFLGQP; encoded by the coding sequence ATGGCCGACACCTTCGTATCGCGCACCGTCGACGTGACGACCGGGAACCGGGAGACCGTCCACGACCTGACCCCGGCGTGCACCGCCTTCCTCGGGGAGGTGGCACGCGGCCGGAGCGGACTGCTCAACCTCTTCACGCCGCACGCCACCGCCGGGCTCGCCGTCATCGAGACCGGGGCGGGCAGCGACGACGACCTGCTGACCGCCCTGAGGTCGCTGCTGCCGGCCGACGACCGGTGGCGGCACCGGCACGGCTCCCCGGGCCACGGACGCGACCACGTCCTCCCGGCGATCGTCCCGCCCCACGCCACGCTCCCGGTGATCGACGGGACACTGGCACTGGGAACGTGGCAGTCCGTCACCCTGGTGGATACGAATCGGGACAATCCGGAGCGTCAGGTGCGGCTGACGTTTCTCGGACAGCCCTGA
- a CDS encoding DUF5133 domain-containing protein, with the protein MTSQSIHQSSVGHVPVLRAEQAVEWATGMVMALAPCGTREARLLLAAAAERVLVPPAEFAAAMVAGAYGVPVPTLWERALRRAVEALLRPPPGAEAGRGVRGVGLLPSRARTREALARFRVARERLAAAPGDRAARSAMDDAAYTLCVLMGRSAVHEAVLAAELHLAGPD; encoded by the coding sequence GTGACGTCTCAAAGCATTCATCAGTCCTCTGTAGGGCATGTACCGGTCCTGCGGGCCGAGCAGGCGGTGGAGTGGGCGACGGGCATGGTGATGGCCCTCGCGCCCTGCGGGACGCGCGAGGCGCGGCTCCTACTGGCGGCCGCCGCCGAGCGGGTCCTGGTCCCGCCGGCGGAGTTCGCGGCCGCGATGGTCGCGGGCGCGTACGGGGTACCGGTGCCCACCCTCTGGGAACGGGCGCTGCGCCGGGCCGTGGAGGCCCTGCTGCGTCCTCCGCCCGGCGCGGAGGCCGGCCGGGGTGTCCGGGGCGTGGGGCTGCTGCCCAGCCGGGCCCGGACCCGGGAGGCCCTGGCCCGCTTCCGGGTGGCCCGGGAGCGGCTCGCGGCGGCCCCCGGCGACAGGGCGGCCCGGAGCGCCATGGACGACGCCGCCTACACGTTGTGCGTGCTGATGGGCCGGTCGGCCGTCCACGAGGCCGTCCTGGCGGCCGAACTGCACCTGGCGGGACCGGACTGA
- a CDS encoding DUF6213 family protein encodes MIHVSIPLIPATDGVLLIPADHVTTLLRRLAADWVESAESGELRGDRQTAGDLSGVLTELADQIDVECIGFASALDDDNA; translated from the coding sequence ATGATCCACGTGTCGATACCGCTGATCCCCGCCACGGACGGGGTACTGCTGATCCCCGCCGACCACGTGACCACCCTGCTGCGCCGCCTTGCGGCGGACTGGGTGGAGTCGGCCGAATCCGGCGAGCTGCGGGGCGACCGGCAGACCGCCGGCGACCTCTCCGGAGTGCTGACGGAGCTCGCCGACCAGATCGACGTCGAGTGCATCGGGTTCGCCTCCGCACTCGACGACGACAACGCCTGA
- a CDS encoding carboxylate-amine ligase — translation MITFGVEEEYLLVDPVTVLPVPGAEYVRRAAGLGPLAEDDEVQDELLQAQVEVATPVCTELEEVGGHLLRLRHAVASAAEEHGCRVAMAAAAPLRDTSAVPVTRKPRYLRMEGQARQLVDEQLINGMHVHVGVPDPATGVAVLNRIRVWLPTLLAMSANSPLWDGKDTGFASWRTIVFGRWPVSGPPPYFDGFDDYEKRIDALVASEVIADRGQLYWQARLSDRFPTVEVRCLDVQLRADDAVMLAGLVRALVAVALAEEKAGAAPVWCRPELLQAANWHAARHGLNSTLVDPDGRCRSSGDVLYSLLDHVAPALAESGDEREVSSLVHRLLQEGTPADRQRRALREGGMPALRSLIVGDSPSG, via the coding sequence GTGATCACATTCGGCGTCGAAGAGGAATACCTCCTGGTGGATCCGGTGACGGTGCTGCCGGTCCCCGGGGCCGAGTACGTGCGCAGGGCGGCGGGGCTCGGCCCGCTGGCGGAGGACGACGAGGTCCAGGACGAGCTGCTCCAGGCGCAGGTCGAGGTCGCCACCCCGGTCTGCACGGAGCTGGAGGAGGTGGGCGGCCACCTGCTGCGGCTGCGGCACGCGGTCGCGTCGGCCGCGGAGGAGCACGGCTGCCGGGTCGCCATGGCCGCGGCCGCGCCGCTCAGGGACACCTCGGCGGTGCCGGTCACCCGCAAGCCGCGCTACCTCAGGATGGAGGGCCAGGCCCGGCAGCTGGTGGACGAGCAGCTGATCAACGGCATGCACGTCCATGTGGGAGTGCCCGATCCGGCGACCGGCGTCGCGGTGCTGAACCGCATCCGGGTCTGGCTCCCGACACTGCTGGCCATGTCGGCGAACTCGCCGCTGTGGGACGGCAAGGACACCGGCTTCGCGAGCTGGCGCACGATCGTCTTCGGCCGCTGGCCGGTGAGCGGCCCGCCGCCGTACTTCGACGGGTTCGACGACTACGAGAAGCGGATCGACGCGCTGGTAGCGTCCGAGGTGATCGCCGACCGGGGCCAGCTGTACTGGCAGGCGCGCCTCTCCGACCGCTTCCCCACCGTCGAGGTGCGGTGCCTGGACGTGCAGTTGCGGGCCGACGACGCGGTGATGCTGGCGGGCCTGGTGCGCGCGCTGGTCGCGGTGGCCCTGGCCGAGGAGAAGGCCGGGGCCGCTCCCGTGTGGTGCCGGCCGGAGCTGCTGCAGGCCGCGAACTGGCACGCGGCACGGCACGGCCTGAACTCCACGCTGGTCGACCCCGACGGGCGCTGCCGCAGCAGTGGTGACGTGCTGTACTCCCTGCTCGATCATGTCGCTCCGGCGCTGGCCGAGTCGGGCGACGAACGGGAGGTGTCGTCCCTGGTCCACCGGCTCCTCCAGGAGGGGACGCCGGCCGACCGGCAGCGCCGTGCTTTGCGGGAGGGCGGCATGCCGGCCCTCAGGAGCCTGATCGTCGGCGACTCCCCGTCGGGCTGA
- a CDS encoding CHAT domain-containing protein — translation MSTPDARIADLLENAPTAANPAARPPPPPPGQEPRTDGPTLRVTVLWGDLSEVAADLHVTGHYQSVVPADAELALDRAISAGPRGLITAHTKLGWIDAQLGEVTYFPCADGTVRSAAVVGMGPMGTLTERRAGQLYASLLGEAVALGHVATMATVLIGSGTGNLSVRQAVRALVRGFSQVLTALPASPAPRLTQVLLVEVDRLRAEQLHLALTEATAHLPQLTTTPEVREGGGGRLSRPSAAVYALAALTGLGGPDDESALRAVLKDFDDGIQAQIREQLTDLATVRHTDLSLTVGRSAEAPDGSVPVRMSVQSGVGGLRWAALTGRATIPERLVPVEMGLLRELVDRLTEPSVEDARELPGLLSRFVVPSEFQRLLTDDATVLLELDRDTASVPWEFLTEIRQAGAERRDPLAIRTQLSRQLRTPYSRVMTEALSDGPLRALVIGDPGDPEKGFRLPGAREEALGVAAQLRELGVDVTLFIGATNASREQGVDLARRLDVLRVLLCGGNHIVHYCGHGDFDFSGTGRRAGWVFADGLLTSQELAMLEQPPLIVMANACYTARLAGPTGPGTGTGTGVGAGAGGGAAGAGTGAQPVPSAAAAADRTPWGNPQAALVPSLADEFLRAGVGHYIGAAWRIPDDQAVTFARQFYKNLFAEGTGDGAPTVGAAVRAARKAIHQPDDASGQVPGTVANGQRQSAWAAYQHYGDAAEPFTLPGTSDRPGGQ, via the coding sequence ATGAGCACCCCCGACGCTCGCATCGCCGACCTGCTGGAGAACGCCCCTACGGCCGCCAACCCGGCCGCCCGGCCGCCACCCCCACCGCCCGGCCAGGAGCCGCGCACCGACGGCCCGACCCTGCGCGTCACGGTGCTCTGGGGCGACCTCTCGGAAGTCGCCGCCGACCTGCACGTCACGGGGCACTACCAGTCGGTCGTGCCCGCCGACGCGGAACTCGCCCTCGACCGCGCCATATCCGCCGGGCCCCGCGGGCTCATCACGGCCCACACCAAGCTCGGCTGGATCGACGCCCAGCTGGGGGAGGTCACCTACTTTCCCTGCGCGGACGGCACCGTGCGGTCCGCCGCCGTCGTCGGCATGGGCCCCATGGGAACCCTCACGGAACGCCGCGCCGGCCAGCTCTACGCCTCACTGCTCGGCGAGGCGGTCGCGCTCGGCCACGTCGCGACCATGGCCACCGTGCTCATCGGATCGGGCACCGGCAACCTCAGCGTCAGACAGGCTGTTCGCGCCCTCGTACGAGGGTTCTCCCAGGTCCTCACCGCCCTCCCGGCGTCCCCGGCACCCCGCCTCACGCAGGTGCTCCTCGTCGAGGTCGACCGACTGCGCGCCGAACAGCTCCACCTCGCGCTGACCGAGGCCACCGCCCACCTGCCCCAGCTGACGACCACCCCGGAGGTGCGCGAGGGCGGCGGTGGCCGGCTGTCCAGGCCCTCCGCCGCCGTGTACGCCCTGGCAGCGCTCACCGGGCTCGGCGGACCGGACGACGAGAGCGCCCTGCGCGCCGTACTGAAGGACTTCGACGACGGCATCCAGGCGCAGATCCGCGAGCAACTCACCGACCTGGCAACGGTGAGGCACACCGACCTCTCCCTCACGGTCGGCCGGTCCGCCGAGGCACCGGACGGCTCCGTACCCGTCCGGATGTCCGTCCAGTCGGGCGTCGGCGGGCTGCGCTGGGCGGCGCTGACCGGGCGGGCGACCATACCCGAACGGCTCGTCCCCGTGGAGATGGGCCTGCTGCGCGAGCTCGTGGACCGGCTGACGGAGCCGAGCGTCGAGGACGCACGCGAACTGCCCGGCCTGCTCTCCCGGTTCGTGGTCCCCTCGGAGTTCCAGCGGCTCCTCACCGACGACGCGACGGTGCTGCTCGAACTCGACCGGGACACCGCCTCCGTACCGTGGGAGTTCCTGACCGAGATCCGGCAGGCGGGCGCCGAGAGGCGGGACCCGCTGGCGATCCGCACCCAGCTCTCCCGGCAACTGCGCACGCCCTACTCGCGCGTGATGACCGAGGCGCTGTCGGACGGGCCGCTGCGCGCCCTGGTGATCGGCGACCCGGGGGACCCCGAGAAGGGCTTCAGGCTGCCCGGCGCCCGCGAGGAAGCCCTCGGGGTGGCCGCCCAGCTCCGGGAACTGGGCGTGGACGTGACCCTGTTCATCGGTGCGACCAATGCCTCCCGCGAGCAGGGGGTCGATCTCGCACGGCGCCTCGACGTCCTGCGGGTCCTGCTCTGCGGCGGCAACCACATCGTCCACTACTGCGGCCACGGCGACTTCGACTTCTCCGGTACGGGGCGCCGCGCCGGATGGGTCTTCGCGGACGGCCTGCTCACGTCCCAGGAACTGGCCATGCTGGAACAGCCGCCCCTCATCGTCATGGCCAACGCCTGCTATACGGCCCGCCTCGCCGGCCCGACCGGCCCCGGTACGGGTACCGGGACCGGCGTCGGAGCCGGGGCCGGCGGCGGGGCGGCGGGCGCGGGTACCGGCGCCCAGCCCGTACCGTCCGCGGCAGCCGCCGCGGACCGGACGCCGTGGGGGAACCCGCAGGCCGCCCTGGTGCCGAGCCTCGCCGACGAGTTCCTGCGCGCGGGTGTCGGGCACTACATCGGGGCGGCCTGGCGCATCCCCGACGACCAGGCGGTCACATTCGCCAGGCAGTTCTACAAGAACCTCTTCGCCGAGGGCACCGGCGACGGCGCGCCGACCGTGGGCGCCGCGGTCCGGGCGGCACGCAAGGCCATCCACCAGCCGGACGACGCGAGCGGACAAGTCCCGGGCACCGTGGCGAACGGACAGCGCCAGAGCGCCTGGGCCGCCTACCAGCACTACGGGGACGCGGCCGAACCGTTCACCCTGCCCGGCACATCCGACCGGCCAGGGGGGCAGTGA